The proteins below are encoded in one region of Pontibacter deserti:
- a CDS encoding membrane-associated protein codes for MNNTIPLWLPVIYTLFLLVLVPVYWKHYGPANFLWFSDVALFSVGVALWTGNRLLLSMMAVGVLGLEIIWNIDYFGRLLTGRQLLGLSEYMFRQDLSLFLRGLSLFHVFLPSIVIWLLWEWGYDTKAIYYQTGLAWLILLTTYLFSDPKENINWVFGIGNKPQHTITPNLYFILVLIFFPVVVFLPSHLMLNWIFN; via the coding sequence ATGAACAACACTATTCCCCTCTGGCTGCCGGTAATTTATACTTTGTTTCTGCTTGTACTGGTACCGGTTTACTGGAAGCATTATGGTCCCGCTAATTTCCTTTGGTTTTCGGATGTAGCTTTATTTTCGGTGGGAGTAGCGCTCTGGACGGGTAACCGGCTGCTGCTAAGTATGATGGCGGTAGGTGTGCTGGGACTTGAGATAATATGGAACATCGACTACTTCGGAAGGCTGCTGACCGGAAGGCAACTGCTGGGGCTAAGTGAGTACATGTTCCGGCAGGACCTGAGCCTGTTTCTGCGCGGGCTGTCGCTTTTCCATGTTTTTCTACCAAGTATCGTTATCTGGCTGCTTTGGGAGTGGGGATATGATACAAAAGCTATTTACTACCAAACGGGGCTGGCATGGCTTATACTTCTGACAACTTACCTATTTTCAGACCCTAAAGAAAACATTAACTGGGTATTTGGTATAGGCAACAAACCACAACATACTATAACACCCAATCTATACTTTATACTTGTTCTGATTTTCTTCCCCGTAGTTGTTTTTCTGCCCTCTCATTTAATGCTGAACTGGATTTTTAACTAA
- a CDS encoding M20/M25/M40 family metallo-hydrolase, with protein sequence MKKKLQSFAVLLFLSGSFAHAQAPKDPVVENIVKEATQNSQLETLAHELLDGIGPRLVGTPEMQQANNWAIAKYKSWGIDARNEKWGEWRGWQRGITHIDMVHPRLQTLDGIQLAWNPGTKGKGVTAELIILPEFQDSIAFQKWLPAVKGKLVMISMNQPTGRPEYNWKEFATEESFKKMQAAKTAATEAWNNRIKNTGKTTRTLPVALEKAGAAGVVTSNWSGGFGVNKIFGAYTKKIPTVDIELEDYGMLYRLVESGKKPQIRIQAEAKELKNAPAFNTIAEIKGTEKPNEYVILSAHFDSWNGGTGATDNGTGTIVMMEAMRILKKMYPNPKRTILVGHWGSEEQGLNGSRAFVADHPEIVKNVQAVFNQDNGTGRVANISGQGFLHAYDYLGRWLSAAPQEITSSIQTQFPGFPGGGGSDHASFVAAGAPAFMLSSLNWSYGSYTWHTNRDTYDKIVFDDVRSNAILVAILAYKASEEPELFNRKRINMPTDTQTGKQRTWPELRQPTRKGGLD encoded by the coding sequence ATGAAGAAGAAATTACAATCTTTTGCCGTACTGCTGTTTCTTTCCGGCAGCTTTGCCCATGCGCAGGCTCCCAAAGACCCGGTAGTAGAAAACATTGTTAAAGAAGCCACCCAAAACTCACAGCTCGAGACCCTGGCGCATGAACTGCTAGACGGCATTGGTCCACGCCTGGTAGGTACCCCTGAAATGCAGCAGGCCAATAATTGGGCAATTGCCAAGTATAAAAGCTGGGGCATTGATGCCCGCAACGAAAAGTGGGGCGAGTGGCGTGGCTGGCAGCGCGGCATTACGCACATTGATATGGTGCACCCACGTTTGCAAACCCTGGATGGTATACAACTGGCCTGGAACCCTGGCACAAAAGGGAAAGGCGTAACGGCAGAGCTCATTATACTTCCGGAGTTTCAGGATTCTATTGCTTTCCAGAAGTGGTTGCCTGCCGTTAAAGGCAAACTGGTCATGATCTCGATGAACCAGCCAACCGGCCGCCCGGAGTATAACTGGAAAGAGTTTGCTACCGAAGAGTCTTTCAAGAAAATGCAGGCAGCTAAAACTGCTGCCACCGAAGCCTGGAACAACCGCATTAAAAATACCGGCAAAACTACCCGTACCTTACCTGTTGCCCTCGAAAAAGCCGGTGCTGCCGGTGTAGTTACATCGAACTGGTCTGGTGGATTTGGCGTGAACAAAATATTTGGCGCTTATACCAAGAAAATACCAACTGTAGACATTGAATTGGAAGACTATGGCATGCTGTACCGTTTGGTAGAGTCTGGTAAAAAACCACAGATCCGCATACAGGCTGAAGCAAAAGAGCTGAAGAATGCCCCGGCATTTAACACCATTGCAGAGATAAAAGGCACTGAAAAACCGAACGAGTATGTTATCCTATCTGCTCACTTCGACTCCTGGAACGGTGGCACCGGCGCAACCGATAACGGTACCGGAACTATAGTGATGATGGAAGCCATGCGTATCCTGAAAAAGATGTACCCGAATCCTAAACGAACTATACTTGTAGGTCATTGGGGCAGTGAAGAGCAGGGCCTGAATGGCTCGCGAGCATTCGTGGCAGATCATCCGGAGATCGTGAAAAATGTGCAGGCGGTATTTAACCAGGATAACGGTACTGGTCGTGTGGCCAACATTTCTGGTCAGGGCTTTTTGCACGCTTACGATTACCTGGGCCGCTGGCTGAGTGCTGCGCCACAGGAAATTACAAGCTCTATACAGACGCAGTTTCCCGGGTTTCCGGGTGGTGGTGGCTCGGACCATGCCTCGTTTGTGGCAGCTGGTGCACCGGCCTTTATGCTGAGCTCGCTTAACTGGTCGTATGGCAGCTATACATGGCATACCAACCGCGATACCTATGACAAAATTGTATTTGATGATGTGCGCAGCAATGCCATTCTGGTAGCTATACTTGCTTACAAAGCCAGCGAAGAGCCGGAGCTGTTTAACCGTAAGCGCATCAACATGCCAACAGATACACAAACTGGTAAGCAAAGAACCTGGCCAGAACTGCGCCAGCCAACCCGTAAAGGTGGCTTAGACTAA
- the rluF gene encoding 23S rRNA pseudouridine(2604) synthase RluF, producing the protein MEPIRLNKFISDTGTCSRREADKLIEQGRVTVNGKQPEVGAKVTARDKVRVDGKLLEVDAVESVYLLLNKPAGIETTTDTSQRDNIISFVNYPERIFPVGRLDKDSEGLIILTNNGDIVNKILRAGNKHEKEYIVTVDKPINQSFVDRMSGGVSILGVNTKKCFVEQLGANKFRIILTQGMNRQIRRMTEALGYEVQTLQRTRIMHLSLAKIPLGQWREMTETEIAEMMRLVASSTKTEEASTAKKSGSSGKSGGATTGNKPKPRGGTSFSGKPSRTGSAPKSGGKSAAGGKRDKPKSSGSNRGSRGAAKSSTGGRAGGRSGSSRGGKRR; encoded by the coding sequence ATGGAACCTATCAGATTAAATAAATTTATAAGCGATACCGGCACCTGCTCACGCCGCGAAGCCGACAAACTGATTGAGCAGGGCCGCGTGACTGTAAACGGGAAGCAACCGGAAGTGGGAGCTAAAGTAACGGCCCGGGATAAAGTGCGTGTTGATGGCAAACTGCTGGAAGTGGACGCTGTAGAATCCGTTTATTTATTGCTTAATAAGCCTGCGGGCATCGAAACCACTACCGATACTTCGCAGCGCGACAATATCATCAGCTTTGTAAATTATCCTGAACGCATTTTCCCGGTTGGCCGCCTCGATAAAGATTCTGAAGGACTGATTATACTTACCAATAATGGCGACATTGTAAACAAGATTCTAAGGGCCGGCAACAAGCACGAGAAAGAATATATTGTAACTGTAGATAAGCCCATTAACCAGAGCTTTGTTGACAGGATGAGTGGCGGCGTGTCTATACTTGGTGTGAACACGAAGAAGTGTTTTGTTGAGCAGTTGGGGGCAAATAAATTCAGGATTATACTTACCCAGGGCATGAACCGCCAGATTCGTCGCATGACAGAAGCGCTTGGCTACGAAGTACAAACCCTGCAGCGCACCCGAATTATGCACCTTTCGCTGGCAAAAATTCCGCTGGGTCAGTGGCGCGAGATGACGGAAACAGAAATAGCTGAAATGATGCGTCTGGTGGCAAGCTCTACTAAAACCGAAGAAGCTTCAACGGCTAAGAAAAGTGGCAGCTCCGGTAAAAGCGGTGGTGCAACAACTGGCAATAAACCTAAACCACGTGGCGGTACTTCTTTTTCTGGCAAACCATCCAGAACAGGCAGTGCTCCTAAAAGCGGCGGTAAAAGTGCAGCTGGTGGTAAACGCGACAAACCTAAATCATCTGGTAGTAACCGTGGTTCGCGTGGCGCGGCAAAAAGCAGTACAGGCGGCAGAGCCGGGGGCAGAAGCGGTAGTTCAAGAGGTGGTAAGCGCAGGTAA
- a CDS encoding T9SS type A sorting domain-containing protein, which produces MKNIYLLAVIRLLKFKHHKRLLATFCFLISLMLQTQAQEKEWDKAFGGSRMENFSSIQQTTDGGFILGGTSNSNASAEKSENSKGGDDFWIVKLDASGNKVWDRTIGGEFSDYLSSVQQTKDGGYILGGMSNSGISGDKTQDSRGDADYWIVKLDAAGNIVWDKTFGGSDLDWLIAVSQTQDEGYILGGSSHSNISGDKSENSKGSNDYWVVRVDASGNKVWDFTIGGTSSEFMRDIIATTDGGFIIGGESNSGAGGDKSEALRGGSDYWIVKLDEDGNKVWDKTYGGNDTEWLFDLSETSDRGIVAGGISYSDISGDKSQPALGSADYWVLKLDENGNKEWDKTFGGTETESLASVQQTHDGGYLLGGTSNSGISGDKTEASRGDYDFWMVKMDASGNKVWDKTLGGRNYESDGIGVQTKDGSYIVAGSTGSGIGGDKTELSRGDTDYWVVKLTPEVSPLPPYTCRTIDFEHDALGLTFSTFAIEGDVLIHARKRNQDGTYATGNHAAIFNTLSPTGDDSDLYTEDWGNVLIINQDLGDEPNDNPWGGEITLDFSAFGPVTMTSLKALDFDVYEDNSWVYLYDGEGNELYKVQIHSLGNNSKQEIDLGNTKGVMKMKVVLDGFNAAGMLAGSGAIDDIKFCIETETPLTVSAGPDKFLNCKVSEVMLSGSSATEGVTFAWSGPGGFTSTSATPTVSVAGTYTLTVTDPATGASASDNVLVLLDVETPDFEIEKGISGGYDTYLTCNNSEVRVIVKRLLGGSAYSWTGPNGFTSDQSGFSATVPGTYTLTLTDTITGCQATKSVFIGEFIPDLNANAGPDKVLTCKDKTVTLTGSANTFAVIWSTTDGHIVSGQRDKNLVVDMPGTYVITAIDLETSCTETDTVVVTLDMEAPNVTAQGGTLSSETGTVQLTGSSTTEGVAYSWAGPDGYTSAEQNPVVSVAGEYTLTVTDVENGCTSTATVTVAPQATTQTSAISQATVFPNPIERKGAVEFKLLTSGNYVVELYDLKGNLIRELKAGHATAGELVTVELDGNGLKGGLYIARIMSANESKTIKLILKK; this is translated from the coding sequence ATGAAAAACATCTACTTGTTGGCAGTTATCAGGCTTCTGAAATTCAAGCATCACAAGCGGCTACTCGCTACATTCTGTTTTTTGATTTCACTCATGCTACAGACGCAGGCTCAGGAAAAAGAGTGGGACAAAGCCTTTGGCGGAAGCAGAATGGAAAACTTTTCATCTATCCAGCAGACAACTGATGGTGGTTTTATTCTTGGAGGAACATCCAATTCCAATGCGAGCGCTGAAAAGAGTGAAAATAGTAAGGGAGGGGATGATTTCTGGATTGTAAAATTAGATGCCTCAGGCAATAAGGTATGGGACAGAACCATTGGAGGGGAATTTTCGGATTATTTGTCTTCAGTGCAACAGACAAAAGATGGGGGGTATATTTTAGGTGGCATGTCTAACTCAGGCATAAGTGGAGATAAAACACAGGACTCCCGTGGCGATGCTGATTACTGGATTGTTAAACTGGATGCTGCAGGTAATATAGTATGGGATAAGACCTTTGGAGGATCAGATCTGGATTGGCTTATTGCAGTAAGTCAAACCCAGGATGAGGGCTATATTTTAGGGGGCAGTTCTCATTCAAATATAAGTGGCGATAAAAGTGAAAACTCTAAAGGAAGTAATGATTACTGGGTGGTGAGAGTAGATGCTTCCGGAAACAAAGTATGGGACTTTACCATTGGAGGAACAAGTTCAGAGTTTATGCGCGACATTATAGCTACAACAGATGGTGGTTTTATAATAGGTGGGGAATCTAATTCTGGTGCAGGTGGAGATAAAAGTGAAGCCTTAAGAGGCGGGTCCGATTACTGGATAGTTAAGCTGGATGAGGACGGAAACAAAGTATGGGATAAAACCTATGGCGGAAATGATACGGAATGGCTTTTTGACCTTTCTGAAACGAGTGATAGAGGTATTGTTGCAGGAGGAATTTCTTATTCAGATATAAGCGGGGACAAAAGTCAACCAGCATTAGGAAGCGCAGACTATTGGGTTTTAAAATTAGATGAGAACGGTAATAAAGAATGGGATAAAACATTTGGTGGAACTGAGACAGAAAGTTTAGCATCAGTACAACAAACCCATGATGGAGGTTATTTATTGGGAGGAACATCAAACTCCGGGATAAGCGGAGACAAAACCGAAGCTTCTAGGGGAGATTATGATTTTTGGATGGTAAAAATGGATGCCTCCGGAAACAAGGTATGGGATAAGACCTTAGGCGGACGCAACTATGAATCTGATGGAATCGGAGTGCAGACCAAAGATGGGAGCTATATTGTAGCTGGATCTACAGGCTCCGGTATAGGAGGAGACAAAACAGAACTATCGCGTGGCGATACAGACTATTGGGTCGTAAAATTAACTCCTGAAGTTTCACCGTTACCACCTTATACCTGCCGCACTATAGATTTTGAACATGATGCGTTAGGTCTTACCTTTTCCACCTTCGCTATTGAAGGAGATGTACTGATCCATGCCCGGAAACGCAACCAGGATGGTACTTATGCTACTGGAAACCATGCTGCTATCTTCAACACACTTTCGCCTACCGGCGATGATTCTGACCTTTACACAGAAGACTGGGGAAATGTACTTATCATTAATCAGGATCTGGGAGATGAACCAAACGACAACCCTTGGGGTGGGGAGATTACCCTTGATTTCTCAGCTTTCGGACCGGTGACGATGACATCCCTAAAAGCACTGGACTTTGATGTGTATGAAGACAACTCGTGGGTATACCTCTATGATGGCGAAGGCAATGAGCTGTATAAGGTACAGATCCATAGCTTGGGCAACAACAGCAAACAAGAAATTGACTTGGGTAACACCAAAGGTGTGATGAAAATGAAAGTAGTACTGGATGGCTTTAACGCAGCAGGCATGCTGGCGGGATCGGGTGCCATTGATGATATTAAGTTTTGTATAGAAACAGAAACCCCTCTGACTGTAAGTGCCGGGCCAGACAAGTTTCTTAACTGCAAAGTATCTGAGGTCATGCTTTCAGGTTCATCTGCCACAGAGGGCGTTACATTTGCGTGGTCTGGTCCTGGTGGTTTTACTTCTACCAGTGCTACGCCAACTGTTAGTGTGGCCGGTACTTATACCTTAACAGTAACAGATCCTGCAACCGGAGCATCTGCATCTGATAATGTGCTGGTATTGCTTGATGTTGAAACACCTGATTTTGAAATTGAAAAGGGAATTTCTGGAGGCTATGACACTTACCTGACCTGTAACAACTCTGAAGTAAGAGTTATAGTTAAAAGATTGCTGGGAGGATCAGCTTATAGCTGGACAGGGCCGAATGGATTTACATCAGACCAAAGCGGCTTCTCAGCCACTGTTCCGGGTACTTATACTTTAACACTTACAGATACTATTACTGGTTGCCAGGCTACTAAAAGTGTGTTTATCGGCGAATTTATTCCTGATCTGAATGCCAATGCAGGCCCTGACAAGGTGTTAACATGTAAAGACAAGACTGTAACCTTAACTGGTTCAGCAAATACATTTGCAGTTATCTGGTCTACAACAGATGGGCACATCGTTTCCGGGCAACGAGATAAAAATCTAGTTGTAGATATGCCTGGTACGTATGTGATAACGGCCATTGATCTAGAAACCAGCTGCACCGAAACAGATACAGTGGTAGTAACCCTTGACATGGAAGCACCGAATGTTACAGCCCAAGGCGGCACGTTAAGCAGCGAAACCGGAACAGTGCAACTAACAGGTTCATCTACCACAGAAGGGGTAGCTTATAGTTGGGCTGGGCCTGATGGTTATACTTCCGCAGAGCAAAACCCTGTAGTAAGTGTGGCAGGCGAATATACGTTAACGGTTACAGATGTAGAAAATGGCTGTACATCCACTGCAACAGTTACGGTAGCGCCTCAGGCCACAACCCAGACAAGTGCCATCAGTCAGGCAACAGTATTCCCGAACCCGATCGAAAGGAAAGGTGCAGTAGAGTTTAAATTGCTTACCAGCGGAAACTATGTGGTTGAACTTTACGACCTGAAAGGCAATCTTATCCGGGAACTGAAAGCAGGACATGCCACTGCCGGAGAGTTAGTAACTGTAGAGCTGGATGGCAATGGCCTGAAAGGTGGCTTATACATTGCACGAATCATGAGCGCTAACGAATCCAAAACAATTAAACTAATACTGAAGAAGTAG
- a CDS encoding T9SS type A sorting domain-containing protein — translation MALLFFATGLQTQAQQIGTPSSCSILDFSQDTPGLVTSSSTSKGTVSIFARKRNEDGTYAAANHASIFNTLTPTGGDSDLYTEDWGNVLIINQGLGAEPNDNAWGGDITLDFSAMGPVTMTSLKALDFDVYENNSWIYLYDGAGNELHKVQIPSKGNMSQQEINLGNTKGVMKMKVVFDGLNAAGVLAGSGAIDDIRFCIEETTPPTTPPSCDIISFEKAAPGLINSYATTKGTVAIHARKRNQDGTYATENHASVFNTQSPTGDDSDLYTEDWGNALIINQDLNAEPNDNPWGGEITIDFSAIGPVSVYSLKALDFDVYEDNALVYLYDVNGEELWKARISSKGNNSKQEIYLNNIRNVYKLKVVLDGRNAAGELAGSGAIDDIKFCVEDENYVDANAGPDVFLTCTSLKATLNGASHTDGATFKWTGPNGFTSDIAKPTVTVPGTYTLTVTNPVNGATASDQVVVSIVNVIYITPYEAYLTCKNRQVQLRSATSIAANYEWTGPNGFIKREEGVLSSSIYATMPGKYTLTVTNPQTGCQATETREVTELAPPDLNVNAGPDKVVTCDVTTVTLEGSVTGSPLIRWRKAGNDLILSTSLNFNVSTPGTYVLTALDQITGCAVTDTVTISGGPAPYFEFYRDTRDNFLTCGNKEVGIGTRYQPAGVTYAWTGPNGFTSDQSYIRATAVGDYWLTVTDPVTGCQTTKYTSVSEFKLNVTVSAGPDQVLSCKNTTVTLVGSVTGTVPFIHWYTEQGQHIKFAANLVVDKPGKYVMSVFQSETGCEYTDTVEVTLDNAAPNVTAQGGTLSSETGTVQLMGTSTTEGVAYSWTGPEGYTSTEQNPVVSIAGEYTLTVTNPTNGCTATATVTVEEQAVTSTESISQVTAYPNPVKEKSKLEFRLKNADNYVVNLYDLKGNLIRELSTGHAKAEELVTIELDARTLDNGLYFARIISSSKSKTIKLLLKK, via the coding sequence ATGGCTCTATTATTTTTTGCTACAGGCCTTCAAACACAGGCCCAGCAAATAGGAACCCCTTCTTCCTGCAGCATACTAGACTTTTCTCAGGATACGCCCGGCTTAGTTACATCTTCCTCTACTTCAAAAGGAACAGTTTCCATTTTCGCCCGAAAACGAAATGAAGACGGTACCTATGCTGCAGCGAACCATGCTTCCATCTTTAACACGCTCACACCAACCGGAGGCGATTCAGACCTTTACACAGAAGATTGGGGAAATGTGCTGATCATCAATCAGGGTTTAGGAGCCGAACCCAATGATAATGCATGGGGTGGGGATATCACCCTGGACTTCTCCGCTATGGGGCCGGTAACCATGACCTCTCTGAAAGCCCTTGACTTTGATGTGTATGAAAACAACTCGTGGATATACCTTTATGATGGCGCTGGCAACGAACTGCACAAAGTACAGATCCCGAGCAAAGGCAACATGAGCCAGCAGGAAATTAACTTAGGTAACACCAAAGGTGTGATGAAGATGAAAGTGGTATTCGATGGCCTTAACGCTGCAGGTGTACTGGCAGGCTCTGGTGCCATCGACGACATCAGGTTCTGCATAGAAGAAACGACACCACCTACAACTCCACCTTCCTGCGACATAATAAGCTTTGAGAAAGCTGCACCTGGCTTAATCAACTCATATGCTACTACGAAAGGAACAGTTGCCATTCATGCCAGAAAACGCAATCAGGATGGCACGTATGCTACCGAAAACCACGCATCTGTCTTCAATACGCAGTCGCCTACAGGAGATGACTCTGACTTATATACTGAAGATTGGGGTAATGCCTTAATCATTAACCAGGATCTGAACGCAGAGCCGAATGATAACCCTTGGGGCGGTGAGATTACCATAGACTTTTCGGCCATAGGGCCGGTATCGGTGTACTCTTTAAAGGCACTGGATTTTGATGTGTATGAAGACAATGCCTTGGTATACTTGTATGATGTTAATGGTGAAGAACTATGGAAAGCACGTATTAGCAGCAAAGGCAATAACAGCAAACAGGAAATATATTTGAATAATATCAGAAACGTGTATAAACTCAAAGTAGTGCTGGATGGCCGTAATGCAGCTGGTGAACTGGCAGGTTCTGGTGCTATCGACGATATTAAATTCTGTGTGGAAGACGAAAATTATGTTGATGCTAATGCAGGACCAGATGTTTTTCTTACTTGTACTTCGTTAAAGGCAACTCTCAACGGAGCATCGCACACAGATGGTGCAACTTTCAAATGGACAGGACCTAATGGATTTACCTCTGACATTGCCAAGCCTACAGTTACTGTACCTGGTACATATACTTTAACAGTAACTAACCCTGTCAACGGAGCAACAGCATCTGATCAAGTTGTGGTTAGTATAGTTAATGTGATTTATATAACGCCATATGAAGCTTACCTTACGTGCAAAAACAGACAGGTTCAACTCCGCTCTGCTACATCAATAGCTGCTAACTATGAGTGGACGGGCCCCAATGGGTTTATTAAACGTGAGGAAGGCGTTTTGTCTTCATCTATCTATGCAACTATGCCGGGTAAGTATACATTAACAGTAACTAACCCCCAGACCGGATGCCAGGCAACAGAGACCAGAGAAGTTACAGAATTAGCTCCGCCTGATTTAAACGTCAATGCCGGACCAGATAAAGTGGTAACGTGTGATGTTACAACCGTAACCTTAGAAGGTTCAGTGACCGGAAGCCCATTAATTAGATGGCGCAAAGCAGGTAACGATTTAATTCTTAGTACTTCTTTGAATTTCAATGTGTCAACTCCAGGAACGTATGTACTCACCGCATTAGATCAGATTACTGGTTGTGCAGTTACAGATACGGTAACAATAAGCGGCGGTCCAGCGCCATATTTTGAGTTTTATCGTGACACTAGAGATAATTTCTTAACATGCGGAAATAAGGAGGTAGGAATAGGTACAAGATATCAGCCAGCAGGTGTAACATATGCGTGGACAGGCCCGAATGGGTTTACTTCTGATCAGTCTTATATACGTGCTACTGCAGTAGGAGATTATTGGTTAACAGTAACAGATCCTGTTACTGGCTGTCAGACAACTAAGTATACTTCAGTATCAGAGTTTAAACTAAATGTAACAGTAAGTGCCGGACCGGATCAAGTGCTTAGCTGTAAAAATACAACAGTAACACTTGTTGGTTCAGTAACTGGAACTGTTCCATTTATACATTGGTATACAGAACAAGGGCAGCACATTAAATTTGCTGCTAACCTAGTTGTAGATAAACCAGGCAAATACGTTATGAGTGTTTTCCAATCTGAAACAGGCTGTGAGTATACAGACACTGTAGAAGTAACACTTGACAACGCAGCGCCGAACGTTACAGCCCAAGGCGGCACGTTAAGCAGTGAAACCGGAACCGTGCAACTAATGGGAACTTCAACTACCGAAGGGGTAGCTTATAGTTGGACAGGACCAGAAGGTTATACTTCCACAGAGCAAAACCCGGTAGTAAGTATAGCCGGAGAGTATACCTTAACGGTAACAAACCCTACCAACGGCTGCACTGCCACTGCAACGGTAACAGTAGAAGAGCAGGCTGTAACATCCACAGAAAGCATCAGCCAGGTAACAGCTTATCCAAACCCTGTTAAAGAGAAATCGAAGCTGGAGTTCAGGCTTAAAAACGCCGATAACTATGTGGTGAATCTTTACGACCTGAAAGGTAACTTAATTCGCGAGTTAAGTACAGGTCATGCCAAAGCAGAGGAGTTGGTAACTATAGAACTGGATGCCAGAACGCTGGACAACGGATTATACTTTGCCCGCATCATCAGCAGCTCCAAGTCTAAAACAATTAAGCTGCTGCTGAAAAAGTAA
- a CDS encoding pseudouridine synthase — MEPKRLNKFISDTGFCSRRDADRLIEEERVTVNGKLPAPGTMVTAKDKVRIDDQILRVREELPVFLVFNKPSGMSAKSDPSVRDNVVRAINYPATLEPIGYLDRDSEGVMFLSNDTELVRRMTKSDNRYEKEFIVTVDKIISQDFIAKLIGGGENEKGEKLQKTFISKEGSTRFRIVLTPGSNHNIKMLCENLGYKVVHLQRIRIENFSLVKLPTGHWRALTAGEVEGLRSIATGKATIEENTRSRGSNYTSERAGKKDSAKTTGGANKISKAGSTPRIGKSKPKVSGPKKGGAASTKGARGSSRTTTTRTTPGRSSSPQSGERKGPSGPKRDR, encoded by the coding sequence ATGGAACCAAAGAGATTAAATAAATTTATAAGCGATACCGGTTTCTGCTCCAGGAGAGATGCAGACAGGCTGATTGAAGAAGAACGCGTAACAGTGAACGGTAAATTACCAGCGCCAGGCACAATGGTTACAGCCAAAGACAAAGTCCGGATCGACGACCAGATTCTGCGTGTGCGCGAAGAGCTGCCTGTTTTCCTGGTATTTAACAAGCCTTCCGGTATGTCAGCCAAATCAGATCCATCGGTAAGAGATAACGTGGTGCGGGCCATTAACTACCCTGCTACTCTGGAACCAATCGGCTATCTTGACAGAGACAGCGAAGGGGTTATGTTCCTGAGTAACGATACCGAGCTGGTGCGCAGAATGACCAAATCTGACAATCGTTATGAGAAGGAATTTATAGTTACTGTAGATAAGATCATCAGCCAGGACTTTATAGCCAAGCTGATTGGCGGCGGTGAGAATGAGAAAGGCGAAAAACTGCAGAAAACCTTTATCTCAAAAGAAGGCTCTACCCGTTTCAGGATTGTGCTGACGCCGGGCTCCAACCATAACATAAAGATGCTTTGCGAGAACCTGGGCTACAAGGTAGTGCACCTGCAGCGCATCCGTATCGAAAACTTCTCATTGGTTAAACTGCCTACCGGCCATTGGCGCGCCTTAACTGCAGGCGAAGTAGAAGGATTAAGAAGTATAGCTACCGGTAAAGCAACCATAGAAGAAAATACCAGAAGCCGTGGTTCTAATTATACTTCGGAAAGGGCTGGCAAAAAAGATAGCGCTAAAACTACTGGCGGAGCTAATAAAATAAGTAAAGCAGGCAGCACACCCAGAATTGGTAAAAGTAAGCCTAAAGTGAGCGGACCTAAAAAAGGCGGGGCAGCCAGTACCAAAGGTGCACGCGGTTCCAGCCGGACAACAACTACACGAACAACTCCGGGCAGAAGCAGTTCCCCTCAATCCGGAGAACGTAAAGGTCCATCAGGTCCGAAACGAGACAGATAA